In Bacillus sp. SM2101, the genomic window ATAGGACCATTTGGACCCTATAGCGTTCAAGGATACACGAGTTGGGCAATAGCTAAAGTTGTACCACTATATGGAGAAGCAGGCTATGTTCCTTATGGAGAGAACGGACAATTACCACAGCAAGTATTTAGTCCATTTGATAAAATAGTTCAAACTAGTGATTTATCTTTTTGGATAGAGCCTATAGAAGGATCTTCATTAATGATAATGAGTGGTGAAAAAACCAAATTTTATGTGTGTGTTAGAGTAGCGCAGAACCCAAAATATAACGACTACTACTTTTCGATGACACCAATGCTCTTACCTCAAGGACATAGTAGTCCAATAGATATTTCAAAACTTATGAATATACATCTTAAAATATCTAAATAATTCAACTAAAACTCCTGTGAAGTGGTAGTAATTATTAAGATAGTAATTTCCCACAACTATCAATGTGTTGTTCAACAATATGGCGCTAATCTGAAATGTTATGATCCCCTTATAGTAGACACATACATTAAAGCGCAGTATGCTTGTCTACCATAAGGGGGATTTTTTTATGGAGAAAGATAGAAAAACTTATGATATTAACTTTAAGAAAAAAGTTGTAGAACAGTACCAAATCACTAAGAACTATGCTGCAGTTGCTAGGGAATTTAACATACATCGTAAAAATGTACAACGCTGGGTCAATCATTACAATAATGAAGGAACAAGAGGACTACGGGAAAGGCGAGGAAGAAAAAAAGATTTTAGTAAAGTCACTCATATTCGCAACGAACAACCAGAACAGAAAATAAAACGATTAGAAGCAGAGAATGAATTTCTAAAAAAGCTCTTATCGATGAAAAAGGGGGAATGAGCACATCACCGAATAATAAATATCAGATCATTTATGATTTAGCTCA contains:
- a CDS encoding helix-turn-helix domain-containing protein; translation: MEKDRKTYDINFKKKVVEQYQITKNYAAVAREFNIHRKNVQRWVNHYNNEGTRGLRERRGRKKDFSKVTHIRNEQPEQKIKRLEAENEFLKKLLSMKKGE